The Natrinema pellirubrum DSM 15624 region CGGTCTTCAACCTGCCCATCCCGACTCGCACACACGCCGTCGACTCGAGCGATCGGTTCCGGGCGTTCAGCGCCGGAAGGGGGACGATGCTGCCGACTCCTGGATTCGTTCGTCGCGAGGCCCAATACGTTTTGGCAGTAGGGCTAATGCAGAGACCTCCCAACGTGGGGATGGCGACACGCCATCGTCGCACTGACGGCCGCGTGTCGCCTGTCATCCCCCCGAACCCACCCGCGGTTCGGTCTTCCCCTTTCCGTTTCGTCCCCTCCACTCACCCGTCCGCTGGCGCTACTCGTCGGGCAACCGCTCGGAGAGTCGGTCGAACCGCTCCCGGGCGGACTCCCGACGCTCCCCTTCCGCGTCCGCTCGGTAGGTCGCCTCGAGCAGCGTTCCGTCCGTCTCGACTCGAACGTCGAAGACGGCCCCCTCGTGGCGGCCCGCGGCCGGCAGGGCGTCGACGCCGACGACGAGTTCGTCGACGACTGTCGGCCGTCCGCCCGCCGTTCTGTCCCTGGGCGCCTCGCCAGACACGTTCTCGGCCGCCCCGTCGTCGTCCCCATCGTCCTCGAGCAACAGCACCGCTTGCTCCCCGTCGACGATGCGGTCGAGGACCCCGGTGTAGGTTTCGCTCATCGGGGGAGCGTACGGGCGGGAGTGCTATCAAACGAGGGCCGGACTTCGTCGGCGCGTGGGCGCTCGCCCCCGTTCGGTTCTGTCGCGAGCGACGACTGCGCATCGGCTTTCCGCTCGAGTAGCGCTTCGGGATCGGTCGGCCCCTCGCGTTCGGTCGCAACGTCGATCTCACTGCCGTCGGTCGCAAGAACGACGGTTCCGTGGACGCCGGTCCAGTAGGTCTCGACGCCACGGTCGGCAAAGGCCGAAAGCACCTCGTCGTGGGGGTGGCCGTACCGCGAGTCGAGCGGGCTCGAGACGACGGCCACCTCGGGGGCGACCGCGTCGAGGAACGGATCGGTCGAAGAGGTCGAGGAGCCGTGATGGCCCGCCTGATAGGCGTCGGCCGCGAGGTCCTCGCCGCGTGTTTCGACCAGTCGGCGTTCGGCCCGCTCGGCGATGTCACCGGTTGTCAGGTAGGAAAAATCACCGTACTCGAGCGCGAGGACGACGCTGTTGGCGTCGATGTCGTCACCGGTCCCGTCTTCGGGCGGGTTCAGGACGGTCGCCTCGAGGCCG contains the following coding sequences:
- a CDS encoding ComEC/Rec2 family competence protein yields the protein MGRTSTVVVVAGLLVLAGCSGGFGGVDGDGTATAGPGGDLEIHHIDVGQADSTLVVTPSNETILIDTGDYRDDGATVVDYLEAHDIDRIDHLVTTHSHADHVGGHPTVIESLETNGDGVGAVYDSGVPHTTATYDEYLDAVEAYNVTLYEVAAGDRLPLESDGLEATVLNPPEDGTGDDIDANSVVLALEYGDFSYLTTGDIAERAERRLVETRGEDLAADAYQAGHHGSSTSSTDPFLDAVAPEVAVVSSPLDSRYGHPHDEVLSAFADRGVETYWTGVHGTVVLATDGSEIDVATEREGPTDPEALLERKADAQSSLATEPNGGERPRADEVRPSFDSTPARTLPR